From a region of the Catharus ustulatus isolate bCatUst1 chromosome 11, bCatUst1.pri.v2, whole genome shotgun sequence genome:
- the PDCD2L gene encoding programmed cell death protein 2-like, producing MAGGPPVLLGLRDAAMAGPVPAGPLPAWATNKLGGTADWVPAVRAGPPRCARCGRALLLLVQVYCPLERGPAHRALHVFACAAPRCWGAARSWKVLRSQYSQAQDEQSRDVSVKQKQESNFAAKDWCEDADDWGACDGAEPPACASLELLGLKEAVSSEVECASQLQQLHLCEPAHGPAPQDTHPAASEEIAMAVAESAPVFQPFYINVVDEEDYMGLLDTDHADKLLKEYQQRECVDLEQMMSESFAGEGGNEKYEKSEVKSWDYTFHKFMKRISMCPEQILRYSWDGQPLFITCPPANLDRDIPACSNCGSSRVFEFQLMPTLVSMLQSDSDLSVEFGTVIVYTCERSCWPTNHQTPLEEFIFVQEDPDQRLFK from the exons ATGGCGGGTGGGCCGCCCGTGCTTTTGGGGCTGCGCGACGCCGCCATGGCGGGGCCGGTCCCGGCCGGGCCGCTCCCCGCATGGGCCACCAACAAGCTGGGCGGCACCGCG GACTGGGTGCCGGCGGTGCGGGCGGGCCCGCCGCGGTGCGCGCGGTGCGGGCgcgcgctgctgctgctggtgcaggtGTACTGCCCGCTGGAGCGCGGCCCCGCGCACCGCGCGCTCCACGTGTTCGCCTGCGCCGCGCCGCGCTGCTGGGGAGCCGCCCGCAG CTGGAAGGTGCTGCGCTCCCAGTACTCGCAGGCCCAGGATGAGCAAAGCCGGGATGTCAGCGTCAAACAG AAGCAAGAATCGAACTTTGCTGCAAAGGACTGGTGTGAAGATGCAGATGACTGGGGAGCCTGTGATGGAGCAGAGCCTCCTGCATGTGCCTCCCTTGAGCTGCTTGGCCTAAAGGAAGCTGTGAGCAGTGAGGTGGAGTGtgcatcccagctccagcagctccacctgtGTGAGCCTGCCCATGGCCCAGCTCCCCAGGACACACATCCTGCAGCCAGTGAGGAAATTGCGATGGCAGTGGCTGAGTCAGCTCCTGTGTTCCAGCCCTTCTACATTAATGTTGTGGATGAGGAAGACTACATGGGTTTGCTTGATACAGATCATGCAGATAAGCTGCTGAAGGAGTATCAGCAGAGAGAGTGTGTTGATTTGGAGCAGATGATGTCAGAAAG TTTTGCTGGTGAAGGTGGTAATGAAAAATATGAGAAGAGTGAAGTCAAAAGCTGGGACTACACATTCCATAAATTCATGAAAAGAATATCCATGTGTCCTGAACAGATTCTCAG ATACTCTTGGGATGGCCAGCCTTTATTCATCACATGTCCTCCAGCCAACCTGGACCGGGATATTCCAGCCTGCAGTAactgtgggagcagcagagtgTTTGAGTTCCAGCTGATGCCCACGCTGGTCAGCATGCTCCAGAGTGACTCGG aTCTGTCAGTGGAATTTGGAACTGTTATAGTTTACACATGTGAGAGAAGCTGTTGGCCGACAAATCATCAAACCCCTcttgaagaatttatttttgtacaaGAAGACCCGGATCAGAGATTGTTTAAATAA
- the LOC117001518 gene encoding fatty acyl-CoA hydrolase precursor, medium chain-like isoform X2 → MASPRDTALLACILFVGGTALVAAEQPEAETKYGRVRGYQFNVDTAERTVNIFLGLPFAKPPVGSLRFSEPQPPEPWEGVRDATSYPPMCLQNKEQGQMFSDMITNRKEKVRLQVSEDCLYLNVYTPVPTGKQEKLPVLVWIHGGGLVFGAASSYDGSALAAFDNVVVVTIQYRLGITGYFSTGDEHARGNWGYLDQVAALQWIQENIIHFGGDPESVTIFGESAGGISVGALVVSPLAKGLFHKAISESGTVSLGLFTDQPKEEAQKIAAVAGCQKSSSAAMVECLRGKTEEELIQDMTTLQLCSNDSSGKCEQDFFFISSCVDGVFFPKSPRELLSEKSITTVPYIIGVNNCEFGWGLPMIMKYPPFVDGLDKDVAHQILQANLKKILKGPASEIADRVYKEYIGDAESPAQIRDGVLDAMGDLYFVISSVDVARHHRDAGNPVYFYEFQHRASSLDGLVPAFVKADHGAEIPFVFGKPFLAGGATKEEDKLSRTIMRYWTNFAKNGNPNGEGLVHWPQYDLEEKYLEIDLEQKVAEKLKEHRVEFWAQLMKQIQTGRRKYTEL, encoded by the exons ATGGCATCGCCGagggacacagcactgctggcctGCATCCTCTTCGTCGGGGGCACGGCGCTGGTGGCGGCAG AACAACCAGAAGCAGAGACCAAATATGGGAGAGTCCGAGGGTACCAATTCAATGTGGACACAGCTGAGAGGACTGTAAACATCTTTTTGGGACTTCCTTTTGCTAAGCCTCCGGTTGGATCACTGAGGTTTTCTGAACCCCAGCCACCAGAGCCATGGGAAGGTGTCAGAGATGCCACTTCCTACCCACCAAT gTGTCTACAGAACAAAGAACAAGGACAGATGTTTTCAGACATGATTaccaacagaaaagaaaaagttcgTCTCCAAGTATCTGAGGATTGCTTGTACCTAAATGTGTACACACCTGTTCCTacaggaaaacaggagaagCTGCCT GTCTTAGTGTGGATCCATGGAGGTGGATTAGTTTTTGGAGCAGCTTCATCATACGATGGCTCAGCATTAGCAGCCTTTGACAACGTGGTGGTTGTAACAATTCAGTACAGATTAGGGATTACTGGATATTTTAG cactggtgaTGAGCATGCCCGAGGTAACTGGGGATATTTAGACCAGGTAGCAGCTCTTCAGTGGATTCAGGAAAATATCATACATTTTGGAGGAGATCCAGAATCTGTCACTATCTTTGGAGAATCTGCAGGAGGAATCAGTGTTGGTGCTCTT GTTGTATCTCCCCTGGCCAAGGGCTTGTTCCACAAGGCCATTTCAGAGAGTGGTACTGTAAGCCTGGGCTTGTTCACTGACCAGCCTAAGGAGGAAGCACAA AAAATTGCTGCTGTCGCTGGCTGTCAAAAATCCAGTTCAGCTGCAATGGTTGAATGCttgagaggaaaaacagaagaagaacTAATACAG gaCATGAcaacactgcagctctgcagcaatgACTCATCTGGAAAGTGTGAACAG gatttctttttcatcagtTCATGTGTAGATGGTGTATTTTTTCCCAAGAGTCCCAGGGAATTACTATCTGAAAAATCAATCACTACGGTCCCATACATAATAGGAGTAAATAATTGTGAATTTGGATGGGGACTTCCTATG ATTATGAAATACCCTCCTTTTGTGGATGGTCTGGATAAAGATGTTGCACATCAAATTTTACAGGCcaacttgaaaaaaatacttaag GGCCCTGCGTCTGAAATTGCTGACAGAGTGTACAAGGAGTACATTGGGGATGCAGAGAGCCCTGCTCAGATCCGAGATGGCGTCCTGGATGCAATGGGAGATCTCTACTTTGTCATCTCATCTGTGGATGTGGCCAGACACCACAGAG ATGCTGGTAACCCAGTCTACTTTTATGAATTCCAACATCGAGCAAGTTCACTGGATGGTTTGGTACCAGCGTTTGTAAAAGCAGATcatggagctgagattcccttTGTCTTTGGAAAGCCATTCTTAGCTG GAGGTGCTACAAAAGAAGAAGATAAACTGAGCAGAACTATTATGAGATACTGGACCAACTTTGCTAAAAATGG AAATCCCAACGGAGAGGGCTTGGTCCATTGGCCTCAGTATGACTTGGaggaaaaatatctggaaatagACCTGGAGCAAAAGGTAgcagagaaactgaaagaaCACAGAGTGGAGTTTTGGGCACAACTTATGAAACAAATTCAGACTGGAAGgagaaaatacacagaattatAA
- the LOC117001518 gene encoding fatty acyl-CoA hydrolase precursor, medium chain-like isoform X1, whose translation MASPRDTALLACILFVGGTALVAAEQPEAETKYGRVRGYQFNVDTAERTVNIFLGLPFAKPPVGSLRFSEPQPPEPWEGVRDATSYPPMCLQNKEQGQMFSDMITNRKEKVRLQVSEDCLYLNVYTPVPTGKQEKLPVLVWIHGGGLVFGAASSYDGSALAAFDNVVVVTIQYRLGITGYFSTGDEHARGNWGYLDQVAALQWIQENIIHFGGDPESVTIFGESAGGISVGALVVSPLAKGLFHKAISESGTVSLGLFTDQPKEEAQKIAAVAGCQKSSSAAMVECLRGKTEEELIQVTLKMDMTTLQLCSNDSSGKCEQDFFFISSCVDGVFFPKSPRELLSEKSITTVPYIIGVNNCEFGWGLPMIMKYPPFVDGLDKDVAHQILQANLKKILKGPASEIADRVYKEYIGDAESPAQIRDGVLDAMGDLYFVISSVDVARHHRDAGNPVYFYEFQHRASSLDGLVPAFVKADHGAEIPFVFGKPFLAGGATKEEDKLSRTIMRYWTNFAKNGNPNGEGLVHWPQYDLEEKYLEIDLEQKVAEKLKEHRVEFWAQLMKQIQTGRRKYTEL comes from the exons ATGGCATCGCCGagggacacagcactgctggcctGCATCCTCTTCGTCGGGGGCACGGCGCTGGTGGCGGCAG AACAACCAGAAGCAGAGACCAAATATGGGAGAGTCCGAGGGTACCAATTCAATGTGGACACAGCTGAGAGGACTGTAAACATCTTTTTGGGACTTCCTTTTGCTAAGCCTCCGGTTGGATCACTGAGGTTTTCTGAACCCCAGCCACCAGAGCCATGGGAAGGTGTCAGAGATGCCACTTCCTACCCACCAAT gTGTCTACAGAACAAAGAACAAGGACAGATGTTTTCAGACATGATTaccaacagaaaagaaaaagttcgTCTCCAAGTATCTGAGGATTGCTTGTACCTAAATGTGTACACACCTGTTCCTacaggaaaacaggagaagCTGCCT GTCTTAGTGTGGATCCATGGAGGTGGATTAGTTTTTGGAGCAGCTTCATCATACGATGGCTCAGCATTAGCAGCCTTTGACAACGTGGTGGTTGTAACAATTCAGTACAGATTAGGGATTACTGGATATTTTAG cactggtgaTGAGCATGCCCGAGGTAACTGGGGATATTTAGACCAGGTAGCAGCTCTTCAGTGGATTCAGGAAAATATCATACATTTTGGAGGAGATCCAGAATCTGTCACTATCTTTGGAGAATCTGCAGGAGGAATCAGTGTTGGTGCTCTT GTTGTATCTCCCCTGGCCAAGGGCTTGTTCCACAAGGCCATTTCAGAGAGTGGTACTGTAAGCCTGGGCTTGTTCACTGACCAGCCTAAGGAGGAAGCACAA AAAATTGCTGCTGTCGCTGGCTGTCAAAAATCCAGTTCAGCTGCAATGGTTGAATGCttgagaggaaaaacagaagaagaacTAATACAGGTAACACTGAAAATG gaCATGAcaacactgcagctctgcagcaatgACTCATCTGGAAAGTGTGAACAG gatttctttttcatcagtTCATGTGTAGATGGTGTATTTTTTCCCAAGAGTCCCAGGGAATTACTATCTGAAAAATCAATCACTACGGTCCCATACATAATAGGAGTAAATAATTGTGAATTTGGATGGGGACTTCCTATG ATTATGAAATACCCTCCTTTTGTGGATGGTCTGGATAAAGATGTTGCACATCAAATTTTACAGGCcaacttgaaaaaaatacttaag GGCCCTGCGTCTGAAATTGCTGACAGAGTGTACAAGGAGTACATTGGGGATGCAGAGAGCCCTGCTCAGATCCGAGATGGCGTCCTGGATGCAATGGGAGATCTCTACTTTGTCATCTCATCTGTGGATGTGGCCAGACACCACAGAG ATGCTGGTAACCCAGTCTACTTTTATGAATTCCAACATCGAGCAAGTTCACTGGATGGTTTGGTACCAGCGTTTGTAAAAGCAGATcatggagctgagattcccttTGTCTTTGGAAAGCCATTCTTAGCTG GAGGTGCTACAAAAGAAGAAGATAAACTGAGCAGAACTATTATGAGATACTGGACCAACTTTGCTAAAAATGG AAATCCCAACGGAGAGGGCTTGGTCCATTGGCCTCAGTATGACTTGGaggaaaaatatctggaaatagACCTGGAGCAAAAGGTAgcagagaaactgaaagaaCACAGAGTGGAGTTTTGGGCACAACTTATGAAACAAATTCAGACTGGAAGgagaaaatacacagaattatAA